A single window of Senegalia massiliensis DNA harbors:
- a CDS encoding beta-galactosidase, with amino-acid sequence MYLGVDYYPEHWDEKLIDNDLDRMKNMGCNIIRIGEFAWHLIERKEGKYDFSFFDKVIEKAKNKNIKIMFGTPTATFPAWLAKKAPSILSENEFGHKRVFGGRRQYCFNSDTYINYTKKIVERLVNHYKDEKDIIVWQIDNEFGHEGSDMCYCTNCHKKFQTFLKNKYENIDNLNKGYGTIFWGQTYNEFCEIPIPKPTITTHNPSLKLDWSRFRSYSINKFAEIQIDIVDNLKGDHQSITHNLPGGFFDKAYDQNILAEQLDFVSYDNYPVWGGLKEPIEPAEIAMNHDYVRGLKNKNYWIVEELMGAQGHNVIGYLPRPNQAKMWAYQAMAHGCENMLFFRWRGMNKGAEQFCYGIIDTDNKEKRKYKEVNEFMTDIKKYEDIIKSPIKSDIAILYDFDNTWSWKGQKQSIMFDFTTELMRLYKPFYNLNLNIDVIDIKKDFKKYKVLAIPVMQIIDEKLKMKIEQFVKGGGTVIFSFRSGIKDRNNNLYFGLENPCLIKELTGITIDDSESLQEDVEISSFDKRYKGKANVWRDIITNYSAEILYKYTDDFYSDKACITKNKFGKGNVYYIGAGVDEDILSEIFKEIIQKYDIDHIDSPRELEVYIRYYKDKKWLFINNHSDKKIEYKNVIIEPYESIIKKYEFIEWK; translated from the coding sequence ATGTATTTAGGTGTTGACTATTATCCAGAACATTGGGATGAGAAGCTTATAGATAATGATTTAGATAGAATGAAAAATATGGGTTGCAATATTATTAGAATTGGAGAGTTTGCCTGGCATTTAATTGAAAGAAAAGAAGGAAAGTATGATTTTTCATTTTTTGATAAGGTTATAGAAAAAGCAAAAAATAAGAATATAAAAATAATGTTTGGTACACCTACCGCAACATTTCCAGCTTGGCTTGCAAAGAAAGCACCATCAATATTATCCGAAAATGAATTTGGACATAAAAGAGTTTTTGGAGGTCGAAGACAATATTGTTTTAATTCAGATACCTATATAAATTATACAAAAAAAATAGTAGAAAGATTAGTAAATCATTATAAAGATGAAAAAGATATTATCGTTTGGCAAATTGACAATGAGTTTGGGCATGAGGGAAGTGATATGTGCTATTGTACTAATTGTCATAAAAAATTTCAAACTTTCTTAAAAAATAAATATGAAAATATAGATAATTTAAATAAGGGATATGGAACTATATTTTGGGGACAAACTTATAATGAGTTTTGTGAAATACCAATTCCCAAGCCTACAATAACAACTCATAATCCTTCTCTTAAATTAGATTGGTCTAGATTTAGGTCATATTCTATAAATAAATTTGCAGAAATTCAAATAGATATAGTAGATAATTTAAAAGGAGATCATCAAAGCATTACACATAATTTACCTGGAGGATTTTTTGATAAAGCATATGATCAAAATATATTAGCTGAACAACTTGATTTTGTATCATATGACAATTATCCAGTATGGGGAGGTTTAAAAGAACCTATTGAACCTGCAGAGATTGCTATGAATCATGATTATGTAAGAGGGCTTAAGAATAAAAACTATTGGATAGTAGAAGAGCTTATGGGTGCACAAGGTCATAATGTAATAGGATATTTACCTCGCCCTAATCAAGCTAAGATGTGGGCATATCAAGCAATGGCTCATGGTTGTGAAAATATGTTATTTTTTAGATGGCGTGGCATGAACAAAGGCGCTGAACAATTTTGTTATGGTATAATAGATACAGATAATAAAGAAAAAAGAAAATATAAAGAAGTAAACGAATTTATGACAGATATTAAAAAATATGAAGATATAATAAAATCACCTATTAAGTCAGATATTGCTATTCTTTATGATTTTGATAATACTTGGTCTTGGAAAGGACAAAAGCAATCAATTATGTTTGATTTTACAACTGAACTTATGAGACTTTATAAACCCTTCTATAATTTAAATTTAAATATAGATGTAATAGATATAAAAAAAGATTTTAAAAAATATAAAGTATTAGCTATACCAGTTATGCAAATAATAGATGAAAAATTAAAAATGAAAATAGAGCAATTTGTAAAAGGTGGAGGAACTGTAATATTTTCTTTTAGGTCAGGAATAAAGGATAGGAATAACAATTTATATTTTGGATTAGAAAACCCTTGCTTAATAAAAGAATTAACAGGAATAACAATTGATGATAGTGAGTCATTACAGGAAGATGTTGAAATATCATCTTTTGACAAAAGATATAAAGGGAAAGCAAATGTTTGGCGTGATATAATTACAAATTACTCAGCAGAAATATTATATAAATATACAGATGATTTTTATAGTGACAAAGCTTGTATTACAAAAAATAAATTTGGCAAAGGAAATGTATATTATATAGGGGCTGGAGTTGATGAGGATATATTAAGTGAAATATTTAAAGAAATAATTCAAAAATATGATATAGATCATATAGATTCTCCTAGAGAATTAGAAGTATATATAAGATATTATAAAGATAAAAAATGGTTATTTATAAATAACCATAGTGATAAAAAAATTGAGTATAAAAATGTTATAATTGAACCATATGAGAGTATTATAAAAAAGTATGAATTTATTGAATGGAAGTGA
- a CDS encoding nucleoid-associated protein has protein sequence MEIKDLEINKMIVHILDNNLEIPVLSEVEHPLDDDIEEFLEKHILRVFTDGSLRPARFNDGENIIKDIIVNHNLNTFVEDTKRLSEILFDIIKINVDIPPADVIFSIFTYEDRRYFSIFKMNYRNSYIHNVDQIEEKVVNSIVKQRTSLPNENQKIDECILIDLTTLDIKLIEKEYEINGEKIYYLSRLFLKCNSKRSEKEKVKILNKTTKNFLENNYEGDFVKVGQAKKAVAKSLEENDRIDIESVAKDVFKSDLDMKKEYMSIIEKEGLDETNFEVSEKIKRQNFRKQKIVTDTGIEIKVPIEFFDDKERIEFVNNTDGTISIVLKQIGNVKNK, from the coding sequence TTGGAAATAAAAGATTTAGAAATAAATAAAATGATAGTGCATATATTAGATAATAATTTAGAAATACCAGTATTATCAGAAGTAGAGCACCCTTTAGATGATGATATAGAAGAATTTTTAGAAAAGCATATTTTAAGAGTATTTACAGATGGATCCCTTAGACCTGCTAGGTTTAATGATGGAGAAAATATTATTAAAGATATAATAGTAAATCATAATTTAAATACATTTGTAGAGGATACAAAACGATTATCAGAGATTTTATTTGATATTATAAAGATAAATGTAGATATTCCACCAGCAGATGTTATATTCAGTATATTTACATATGAAGATAGAAGATACTTTTCTATATTTAAAATGAATTATAGAAATTCTTATATTCATAATGTAGACCAAATTGAAGAAAAAGTAGTAAATTCTATAGTGAAACAAAGAACTTCATTACCTAATGAAAATCAAAAAATAGATGAATGTATTTTAATCGATTTAACAACTTTAGATATAAAATTAATAGAGAAAGAATATGAAATAAATGGAGAAAAAATATACTATCTATCAAGATTATTTCTTAAATGTAATAGTAAAAGGTCAGAAAAAGAAAAAGTGAAAATATTAAATAAAACTACTAAAAACTTTTTAGAAAATAATTATGAAGGTGATTTTGTAAAAGTAGGACAAGCAAAAAAAGCAGTAGCTAAGTCATTAGAAGAAAATGATAGAATTGATATAGAAAGTGTTGCAAAAGATGTATTTAAAAGTGATTTAGATATGAAAAAGGAATATATGAGTATAATTGAAAAAGAAGGGTTAGATGAAACTAATTTTGAAGTAAGTGAAAAAATAAAGAGACAAAACTTTAGAAAGCAAAAAATAGTTACAGATACAGGAATAGAAATTAAAGTACCTATAGAGTTTTTTGATGATAAAGAAAGAATAGAATTTGTAAATAACACTGATGGTACTATTTCAATAGTACTTAAGCAAATAGGAAATGTAAAAAATAAATAA
- a CDS encoding response regulator transcription factor encodes MNILICDDEKEIVEAIGIYLRNEGHQIFKGYNGKQALEIIEENEIHLVIMDIMMPEMDGLIATMKIREFKNIPVIMLSAKSEDTDKIMGLNMGADDYITKPFNPLELIARVRSQLRRYTKLGSIEQKENVFETGGLMIEDDKKRVTVDGEEVRLTPVQYKILKLLMENKGNVFSIDKIYEKVWNETAYNPENTVAVHIRKIREQIEINPKEPKYLKVVWGVGYKIEKI; translated from the coding sequence ATGAATATATTAATATGCGATGATGAGAAAGAAATAGTAGAAGCTATAGGAATATATCTTAGAAACGAAGGGCATCAAATATTTAAAGGATATAACGGTAAACAAGCACTTGAGATTATAGAGGAAAATGAAATTCATCTTGTAATAATGGATATAATGATGCCTGAAATGGATGGACTAATAGCTACAATGAAAATAAGAGAATTTAAGAATATACCAGTAATAATGTTATCAGCTAAATCAGAAGATACTGATAAAATAATGGGTTTAAACATGGGGGCAGATGATTATATAACAAAACCGTTTAATCCATTAGAGCTAATAGCAAGAGTAAGATCTCAACTTAGAAGATATACAAAACTTGGAAGTATAGAGCAAAAGGAAAATGTATTTGAAACAGGTGGTCTTATGATAGAAGATGATAAAAAGAGAGTTACAGTAGATGGAGAGGAAGTAAGACTTACACCTGTACAATATAAAATATTGAAACTTCTAATGGAGAATAAAGGCAATGTATTTTCTATAGATAAGATTTATGAAAAAGTATGGAATGAAACTGCATATAATCCTGAGAATACAGTTGCAGTTCATATAAGAAAAATAAGAGAGCAAATAGAAATAAATCCTAAAGAACCAAAATATTTAAAGGTGGTGTGGGGTGTTGGATATAAAATCGAAAAAATTTAG
- the mglC gene encoding galactose/methyl galactoside ABC transporter permease MglC, which produces MSRFSGKLDFKNITLKDTLNWMLNNAIYLVLIVLFIVIVSVSPDFISLRNFTNILSQASTRIIMALGVGGIIVAKGTDLSLGRQVGFAAVVSASLLQAPDYAYKMYPDLPQLNIFIPILIAMLATCLFSLINGYVVAKFKVDPFIATLGMMIIVYGLTSIYFDRPPYGAQPIGGLDPIFTNFAQGDFSLGIIRIPYLIIYSAIVTAIVWVLWNKTKFGKNIFAIGGNQEAAIVSGVNVFKYTLMVFGLAGLLYGLGGALEAARIGTATNNTGNMYELDAIAACIVGGLSFNGGIGRISGIVTGVLIFQVIAYGLNFIGITPYMQNVIKGLIIIIAVAIDSRKYAMKK; this is translated from the coding sequence ATGTCAAGATTTAGTGGAAAATTAGATTTTAAAAATATAACGTTAAAAGATACATTAAATTGGATGTTAAATAATGCTATATATCTTGTATTAATAGTACTTTTTATTGTTATAGTTTCAGTGTCACCAGATTTTATATCTTTAAGGAATTTTACAAATATATTATCACAAGCATCAACTCGTATAATAATGGCTCTAGGTGTTGGAGGTATAATAGTAGCAAAAGGTACAGACTTGTCCCTTGGTAGACAAGTAGGCTTTGCAGCAGTAGTATCAGCATCCCTTTTACAAGCACCCGATTATGCATATAAAATGTATCCAGATTTACCTCAACTTAATATTTTTATACCTATACTTATTGCTATGCTTGCAACTTGTCTCTTTAGTCTTATAAATGGATATGTAGTAGCAAAATTCAAGGTTGATCCATTTATTGCAACTTTAGGTATGATGATAATAGTATATGGTCTTACTTCAATATACTTTGACAGACCTCCATATGGAGCACAGCCTATAGGAGGACTTGACCCTATATTTACTAATTTTGCTCAAGGAGATTTTTCACTTGGAATAATAAGGATACCTTATCTCATAATATATTCTGCAATAGTTACAGCTATAGTATGGGTATTGTGGAATAAAACTAAATTTGGAAAAAATATATTTGCTATTGGTGGAAATCAAGAAGCAGCAATTGTTTCAGGAGTTAATGTATTTAAATATACTTTAATGGTGTTTGGATTAGCAGGATTATTATATGGACTTGGTGGAGCATTAGAAGCTGCTCGTATAGGTACAGCAACAAATAATACTGGTAATATGTATGAATTAGATGCTATTGCTGCATGTATAGTTGGTGGATTATCCTTTAATGGTGGTATTGGTAGAATATCAGGTATAGTTACAGGGGTACTTATATTCCAAGTTATAGCTTATGGTCTTAACTTTATAGGAATAACTCCATATATGCAAAACGTAATAAAAGGTTTAATAATTATAATAGCAGTAGCAATAGATTCTAGAAAATATGCAATGAAAAAATAA
- a CDS encoding aldose epimerase family protein — MYSIEKINIDDKKIDLITIKNKQIEIKLLNYGATLVELLIPDKNGKKENIILTYENIVDYMENPPYFGATIGRTSGRISDGKFTLEGVEYSLNKNYDMNSGHGGSEGFNKKIWKYKIIEQNKSISIIFNYYSKDMEENYPGNLETFVKYTLEENKLIIEYHANTDKTTLCNLTNHSYFNLSGDYKMKIKKQYLSLKSDQFLELNENMIPTGKFINVENTPMDFRREKVIKESFDYDFLQMELTNGLDHTFLLSEANNAITMIDYKSGRKMEVSTSYPSVVIYSYNFPDDEKLKYGKIGSKHDGICFEAQYEPDGINHENMNPAVLKPNEDYYERTEYKFSIV; from the coding sequence ATGTATTCTATTGAGAAAATAAATATAGATGATAAAAAAATAGATTTAATTACTATAAAAAATAAACAAATAGAAATTAAATTATTAAATTATGGGGCCACATTAGTAGAACTTTTAATACCTGATAAAAATGGCAAAAAAGAAAATATAATATTAACATATGAAAATATCGTTGATTATATGGAAAATCCTCCTTATTTTGGAGCAACTATCGGTAGAACATCTGGAAGAATATCAGATGGTAAATTTACTCTTGAAGGAGTAGAATATAGTTTAAATAAAAATTATGATATGAACAGTGGACATGGAGGATCTGAAGGCTTTAATAAAAAAATATGGAAATATAAAATAATAGAACAAAACAAGAGTATATCAATAATTTTTAATTATTATAGTAAGGATATGGAAGAAAATTACCCAGGAAATTTAGAGACTTTTGTAAAATATACATTAGAAGAAAATAAACTTATAATAGAATATCATGCAAATACAGATAAAACCACTCTTTGTAATCTAACTAATCACTCATATTTTAATTTATCAGGTGATTATAAAATGAAAATTAAAAAACAATATTTATCTTTAAAATCAGATCAATTTTTAGAACTTAATGAGAATATGATACCTACTGGTAAGTTTATAAATGTAGAAAATACTCCCATGGATTTTAGGAGAGAAAAGGTAATAAAAGAAAGTTTTGATTATGATTTTCTCCAAATGGAACTTACAAATGGATTAGACCATACTTTTTTATTAAGTGAAGCTAACAATGCGATAACTATGATTGATTATAAAAGTGGAAGAAAAATGGAAGTATCTACATCTTATCCTTCAGTAGTTATATATAGCTATAATTTTCCTGATGATGAAAAATTAAAATATGGAAAAATAGGAAGCAAACATGATGGAATTTGTTTTGAAGCTCAATATGAACCAGATGGAATAAATCATGAAAATATGAATCCTGCTGTTTTAAAACCAAATGAAGATTATTATGAAAGAACTGAATATAAATTTTCTATTGTATAG
- a CDS encoding galactokinase: protein MNIENLKEIFSEKFGSKDNINSYFAPGRVNLIGEHTDYNGGYVFPCALSFGTYAIARKREDEKVLLYSVNFPEIGIVETSLNQLSYNKEDDWANYTKGITKVFKDKNLNIDKGFEILYYGNIPNGAGLSSSASISIVTSLLLKDLFKLNIDRIQMAKYSQVTENEYIGVNCGIMDQFIIAMGKNNHAILLDTNTLEYEYAPIKLDNISIVIANTNKRRGLADSKYNERRSQCETALKDLQNKLRINSLGDLTEEEFEKNKHLIENEINRKRAKHAVYENRRTIKAAKVLENSDINKFGKLMNESHISLRDDYEVTGKELDTLVELAWENGAIGARMTGAGFGGCTVNLVYNEEIEKFKENVKKEYKDKIGYDPEFYIAEIGDGAKII from the coding sequence TTGAATATAGAGAACTTAAAAGAAATCTTTTCTGAAAAATTTGGAAGTAAGGATAATATTAATAGTTACTTTGCTCCTGGTAGAGTAAACCTAATAGGTGAACATACTGATTATAATGGTGGATATGTATTTCCTTGTGCTTTAAGTTTCGGAACATATGCAATAGCAAGAAAAAGAGAAGATGAAAAAGTATTACTATATTCAGTGAATTTTCCTGAAATTGGGATAGTTGAAACTAGTTTAAATCAACTTTCATATAACAAAGAAGATGATTGGGCAAATTATACTAAAGGTATTACTAAAGTATTTAAAGATAAAAACTTAAATATAGATAAAGGATTTGAAATATTATATTATGGAAATATACCAAACGGTGCTGGTCTTTCTTCTAGTGCATCTATATCTATAGTTACATCTTTATTACTAAAAGATTTATTTAAATTAAATATTGATAGAATACAAATGGCTAAATATTCTCAAGTAACTGAAAATGAATATATTGGTGTTAATTGTGGAATAATGGATCAATTCATTATAGCTATGGGTAAAAATAATCATGCAATTCTTCTAGATACAAATACATTAGAGTATGAATATGCTCCAATAAAACTAGATAATATTTCTATAGTTATTGCAAATACAAATAAAAGAAGAGGACTTGCAGATTCTAAATATAATGAAAGACGTAGTCAATGTGAAACAGCACTAAAAGATCTACAAAATAAATTGAGAATAAATTCTCTTGGTGATTTGACAGAAGAAGAATTTGAAAAAAATAAGCATTTAATAGAAAATGAGATTAATAGAAAAAGAGCAAAACATGCAGTCTATGAAAATAGAAGAACTATTAAAGCAGCTAAAGTATTAGAAAATAGTGATATAAATAAATTTGGAAAGCTTATGAATGAATCTCATATTTCACTTAGAGATGACTATGAAGTAACTGGAAAGGAACTAGATACTCTTGTTGAATTAGCATGGGAAAATGGTGCTATTGGTGCTAGAATGACTGGAGCAGGATTTGGTGGATGTACTGTAAATCTAGTATATAATGAAGAGATAGAAAAGTTTAAAGAAAATGTGAAAAAAGAATATAAAGACAAAATAGGATATGATCCAGAATTCTATATAGCAGAAATAGGAGATGGAGCAAAAATAATATAG
- the mglA gene encoding galactose/methyl galactoside ABC transporter ATP-binding protein MglA: MTNKNNSKNEYLLEMIDISKEFPGVKALNNVKLNIRSGTVHALMGENGAGKSTLMKCLFGIYKKDSGRILLEGKEIEFKSSREALDNGVSMVHQELNQVQSTTVMDNIWLGRFPKKGPFIDEEKMYNDTLNIFKELDIKVDPKSKVEKLPVSESQMVEIAKAVSYNSKIIVMDEPTSSLTEKEVNHLFKIIRSLRDKGVGIIYISHKMEEIKQIADEVTIMRDGHWITTEKGDSITTDEIINLMVGRDLTNRFPPKTNKPSEVILEIKNLTASVQPSINDVSFKLKKGEILGIAGLVGAKRTELIETIFGIRHIDSGEILLHGKKIENKDSNQAINNGFALVTEERRATGIFPVLNIRFNSVIANIDKYTNKLGLLNENEMNKDTNWVIDSMSVKTPSHKTRISSLSGGNQQKVIVGRWLLTEPEILLLDEPTRGIDVGAKYEIYQLMIDLANKDKGVIMVSSEMAELLGVTDRILVMSNGRLAGIVDTNKTTQEEILKLSSKYL; encoded by the coding sequence ATGACTAATAAAAACAATAGTAAAAATGAATATTTATTAGAAATGATAGATATATCAAAAGAGTTTCCAGGTGTTAAAGCATTAAACAATGTAAAGTTGAATATTAGATCTGGAACAGTTCATGCTTTAATGGGTGAAAATGGGGCAGGAAAATCAACTCTTATGAAATGTCTTTTTGGAATATATAAAAAAGATAGTGGTAGAATTTTATTGGAAGGTAAAGAAATTGAATTTAAATCTTCAAGGGAAGCATTAGATAATGGAGTTTCTATGGTGCATCAAGAATTAAATCAAGTTCAATCTACTACAGTTATGGATAATATATGGCTTGGAAGATTTCCTAAAAAAGGACCTTTCATAGATGAAGAAAAAATGTATAATGACACTTTAAATATATTTAAAGAGTTAGATATAAAGGTAGATCCAAAAAGCAAAGTAGAAAAGTTACCAGTTTCAGAAAGTCAAATGGTAGAAATAGCAAAAGCAGTATCATATAATTCTAAAATTATTGTTATGGATGAGCCTACATCATCACTTACGGAAAAAGAAGTTAATCATTTATTTAAAATAATTAGATCATTAAGGGACAAGGGTGTAGGTATAATATATATTTCCCATAAGATGGAAGAAATAAAACAAATTGCAGATGAAGTTACAATAATGCGTGATGGTCATTGGATAACTACTGAAAAAGGAGATTCTATAACAACAGATGAGATAATTAATTTGATGGTTGGAAGAGACCTTACAAATAGATTTCCTCCTAAAACAAATAAACCAAGTGAAGTAATACTCGAAATTAAAAATCTTACTGCATCTGTTCAGCCATCTATAAATGATGTTTCTTTTAAGTTGAAAAAAGGAGAAATATTAGGAATAGCAGGACTTGTAGGGGCTAAAAGAACAGAACTTATAGAGACTATATTTGGAATTAGACATATAGATAGTGGAGAAATACTATTGCATGGTAAAAAAATAGAAAATAAAGATTCTAATCAAGCAATAAATAATGGATTTGCTTTAGTAACAGAAGAAAGAAGAGCTACAGGGATATTTCCAGTGTTAAATATAAGATTTAATTCTGTGATTGCTAATATAGATAAATATACAAATAAATTAGGCCTTTTAAATGAAAATGAAATGAATAAAGATACAAACTGGGTTATTGATAGTATGAGCGTAAAGACCCCTAGTCATAAAACAAGAATAAGTTCATTATCAGGTGGTAACCAACAGAAAGTTATAGTTGGAAGATGGTTACTTACAGAACCTGAAATATTACTGTTAGATGAGCCTACACGTGGTATTGATGTAGGAGCAAAATATGAAATTTATCAATTAATGATTGATTTAGCTAATAAAGATAAAGGCGTTATAATGGTTTCTTCTGAGATGGCAGAACTTTTAGGAGTAACTGATAGGATTCTTGTTATGAGTAACGGAAGACTAGCTGGAATAGTTGATACAAATAAAACTACACAAGAAGAAATATTAAAATTATCGTCTAAATATTTATAG
- a CDS encoding LacI family DNA-binding transcriptional regulator produces MATIKDIADIAGVSSATVSRVLNYDKSISVADETRERIFAAAEKLNYKPPKQRKSNTSKKIRIGVIHWYSQKEELEDIYYLSIRKGIEEECSFNNIEVVTVFKNENDYALSEYQNLSGIIPIGKFSLEEVKRFRDFTDNIVFVDYCPDEDMFDSVVVDFKRAVLKVLNFISKKGFKNIGFIGANEYVGERLEPLEDERQKTYVNFMKKKGLYNEENIYIGKFSCEDGYRLMKKAISKGNLPSAFFIASDTIAIGAMRALFEANIRIPQDICIIGVDDIPTAKFLSPPLSTIKIHTELMGSTAVGLLVERIEHNRKIPKKVIIPTKFIRRKSCN; encoded by the coding sequence ATGGCAACTATAAAGGATATTGCAGATATAGCAGGCGTATCTTCAGCAACTGTATCTAGAGTACTAAATTATGATAAAAGTATATCTGTTGCTGATGAAACTCGAGAAAGGATATTTGCAGCAGCAGAAAAATTAAATTACAAGCCTCCTAAACAAAGGAAAAGCAATACTAGTAAAAAAATTAGAATAGGTGTAATTCATTGGTACTCACAGAAGGAAGAATTAGAAGATATATATTATCTATCAATTAGAAAAGGAATAGAGGAAGAGTGTTCATTTAACAATATAGAAGTGGTAACTGTTTTCAAAAATGAGAATGATTATGCTTTAAGTGAATATCAAAATTTAAGTGGAATAATACCAATTGGGAAATTCAGCTTAGAAGAAGTAAAAAGATTCCGTGACTTTACAGATAATATAGTTTTTGTAGATTATTGTCCTGATGAAGATATGTTTGATTCTGTAGTAGTAGATTTTAAGAGAGCAGTTTTAAAGGTATTAAATTTTATTAGTAAAAAAGGTTTTAAAAATATTGGCTTCATTGGTGCGAATGAGTATGTGGGAGAAAGATTAGAGCCATTAGAAGATGAAAGGCAGAAAACTTATGTTAATTTCATGAAAAAAAAGGGTTTATATAATGAAGAAAATATATATATTGGTAAATTTAGTTGTGAAGATGGATATAGACTAATGAAAAAAGCTATATCTAAAGGTAACTTACCATCTGCTTTTTTTATTGCAAGTGATACTATAGCAATAGGAGCTATGAGAGCACTTTTTGAAGCAAATATTAGAATTCCTCAAGATATATGTATTATAGGAGTAGATGATATACCTACAGCTAAATTTTTATCACCTCCACTTAGCACTATAAAGATTCATACAGAACTTATGGGAAGTACAGCAGTTGGATTATTAGTAGAAAGAATTGAACATAATAGGAAAATCCCTAAAAAAGTTATAATACCAACTAAATTTATAAGAAGAAAAAGTTGTAATTAA